In Anopheles arabiensis isolate DONGOLA chromosome 2, AaraD3, whole genome shotgun sequence, the genomic window ttagggattttgtttaatattcaTACGAGAGAAGTAAACGCTAAATAAACTGTTTGAACAGGAGCGATCGAACGGCTCGAAAGGAATGGGCGAGTAGCATGCACGAAAGAACGGCTAGAACGGCTGGGGACACTCCAGAATGTACTGCCTCAAGGCGTTGCACTGCGCACTGTTGCTCCAAATGTGCGGCGGACAGTTCTGCAACGGAAAACGGCATGCAATGGAACCGCAAAGAAGCGACAAAGAAACACAACGACGGTGCTTACCACAAAGTTTTTGATGTTAACGCAACCGACAAAATCAACGCCCAAGCTATTGCAGCCGGCAGGGTTgcttgcaccaccaccaccagcacccaCGGTTTGAAAGCACTGCAACGTACTGCTCTGGAACAGCTGCATGACGGCCGGATCGTTCTGCGTGGCCGTCACGATCACGTGCAGTATTTTGGCCTGATCGAGCACACCGCCCACTAGCGTACCCGTTGCATTAAGAGCGCACTCTACAAAGCACTGCCGGGGTAAACTCCAAAGAAGTTACAATACAGCTACTAAACGAACGAGAGTAAGCTCACCTTGCCACGCTCGTATATTAGCTTCCGCTGCAGCGGTTCCCCACCGTACAGTGTCTTGCAGTTGCGCAGCAGCTCCTCATCGATCAGTGAAGGCAGCTGGCAGCAGTCTTTGGGATGCTGGTAACAATTTGAATGATTAGCAGCTTAGTAGACAGAACAGTAGTCCTACCACTTACCACTTCCAACGGTGGCTGATTGCAGTGAACGACGGGCTGTCCCTCGGCTTGAAAGGGAAGAGCGCCACAACAGTTCCACGACGACAGAAGTAGCAAAATGAGCCTCCACCGTGAGTCTGTCCGCTGATGTGGCACCATTGCTCGATGCGGAGCAGTTGCAGTGTGATCTGTGCTACACGCGGGTCAGACGACGAATGTGGAATGTGTGAGGCTGTTTTGGGAAGATTGAAACAATTTTCTGTGCCCCTTTTTTGGCAGttcaaaaattacaaaaataatcaaaataatagAACTACGCAGACATGTTTATTGCTCCAGTTCCACTTTTAAGCTTAACACAATGCAGGTGAttggatgtgtttttcctCGCCAAACATAATTCAAACAGTCTGTTAACCCTTTCACGTGCCACGTTTGGCTTTGACCCGGTTTtttgtctgtgtctgtgtaccatctgtttgccctttttcgtTACCATTTTTTCACTCACCCGGTTTGTAGATTACGCCCGgtccatacattttcacaaTTACTCCCAGAATGTTATCGCACAGGGAAgctaaaaaatacatcaaaaaatgctttttatttcttctttcgaATTGGAACCCCcgcgtttacccgcgcttacAATTCATCCACCGCTCCGGCGGACAGTTGCCGATGCCAACCTCCATCAGGCAACGGTTGAACAGGTAGGGCAGCGGGCTGCAGCGCATTTTGTTGACTTCTGCGATATTGTTGTTCATACGCTTTGCGATGACTTTAGCACACACCACCATGGAGTAGGTAAACGCATCTCGAAGCGTTGGATCCAGCTCGTCCCGGTACTTGATGTACGCGTCGGTGTTCACTTTGCCATCGGCGGCAAACATACCGATCGCTTTGTAGTAGCACTGGTGAATGCACTGGGGGAAAGCGTGAAGTGAGGATACATTAGGAAAGGGTTTTATGGCGAAATGGAGAGTGATCTGCGTACCATAACGGTTCCATTGTCCATCTGCGCGGTGGCGTGCTGTTCGTGGCACGCCCGGTACGGTTCCTGGGGAAATGTGTGCTCTACCATGCAGCATACTTGTGCGTCTGATTTCTtgaaagagaaggaaagagagagttAGAGCAACTAATATTGAAGAACTACTACGATCTTTTGCAGGGTTGGTCGCCTTCACTCCAAGTCACCCAAATCACTCTCCACTCACTTACAGGATCATCGTCGATGTGAAAGTCCACGATAGCAAACACCTGTGGAGGATGgaattaaatgttttaaataaaacaagtcctttcttttgcttcctATTCCTTCGTTGTTTTACACACACGACCATTACCTTAACAAGCACAATAACCATCACCGAAAGAACGGTCCGTTCAAGGCCGGTTGGAAGCATTGTTTCGTACTGATTCGACTGAAACGCTAAATgaagtgttattttttctacCCTCTCTTAATACAGGAAGTGGTGTGAAAAGTGGAgatttgtttacatgatttaaAGAAGCTTAATTAGAGGGTATAACCAAACAGCTATCTATAATTACCACGTGTAGAGTTTAATGATCAACCGTGCTTGATCGTGTCACACCGACAAGGGTGCAGGCACGTGTTgatactttttttaaaaataagatACAAAACAATATCCACAAAGAAGAGATATTTTGaattacattttttaacatttgcttttatttttctgtatATTCGGAGCTTTTTTACACCGATTAAGCCATGCTCCAACACCGCCTCTACTGTCTGCCGCGCTTTGGGAAGCATTCACCGCTTCGCATCTTGTTGCAGAAGCTTGCTGTGGCCGGGAAGGaaattaaataagcaaaataaGCATCAATAATTAAGTTTTAGCTCCACTTTAAAGTCACTGTCCCCTTTCCCACTAAACTCACTGTTTTGCCATTTATCTTCCGGGCACTTGGCTTGCGTATGCTTCATCAGGCACATCATAAAGATAGCCCCAACAGGGGAACATTTCATATCGTGGTCCCGTTcctgtatcttttttttcatctccGTGATGGTCGTGATACAATCGGTGGCGATGGTTTGTGCCGTGCCCTTCCAATCACCCTCCAAACGATCGATGTATTCCTGTACCTTTGCCTCCACTAAGTCGTCCCCGTTCAGTAGGCCAAGTGATTTGAGCTTACATTCTAGCGGACACTTgagaaggggaaagggaagTGGAAGCTGTGTAGTTTAAGCAGAGAAATGACTGATCCTTTTCGGTTGTTACT contains:
- the LOC120894856 gene encoding uncharacterized protein LOC120894856, which translates into the protein MVPHQRTDSRWRLILLLLSSWNCCGALPFQAEGQPVVHCNQPPLEVHPKDCCQLPSLIDEELLRNCKTLYGGEPLQRKLIYERGKCFVECALNATGTLVGGVLDQAKILHVIVTATQNDPAVMQLFQSSTLQCFQTVGAGGGGASNPAGCNSLGVDFVGCVNIKNFVNCPPHIWSNSAQCNALRQYILECPQPF
- the LOC120895312 gene encoding uncharacterized protein LOC120895312 translates to MLPTGLERTVLSVMVIVLVKVFAIVDFHIDDDPKSDAQVCCMVEHTFPQEPYRACHEQHATAQMDNGTVMCIHQCYYKAIGMFAADGKVNTDAYIKYRDELDPTLRDAFTYSMVVCAKVIAKRMNNNIAEVNKMRCSPLPYLFNRCLMEVGIGNCPPERWMNSSLCDNILGVIVKMYGPGVIYKPGE
- the LOC120895313 gene encoding uncharacterized protein LOC120895313, whose amino-acid sequence is MDLKKSVAVVFVSLGWMMLLATAADPDCENLKNRREEMEQCCQVDMIIPLDGADDCSSSVDETTEPHDKMMCPLECKLKSLGLLNGDDLVEAKVQEYIDRLEGDWKGTAQTIATDCITTITEMKKKIQERDHDMKCSPVGAIFMMCLMKHTQAKCPEDKWQNTSFCNKMRSGECFPKRGRQ